The Musa acuminata AAA Group cultivar baxijiao chromosome BXJ3-6, Cavendish_Baxijiao_AAA, whole genome shotgun sequence region CAGGAGAGACAGCCCTCCGAGGGTTGAAAATGAAATTCTGCATCATAGATTGATTGAGTTAGAAGAGAAAATTGAGAGACTGGAACATGAAAAAGCGGACTTAGAGATAACTTTGGCTGACTCACACAATCGGCTGGATATGTCTTGCAATCTTCTGACAGCAGCTGAGGATAAGATAGTTGAACTGCAGAGAGAGATAGATTTGGCAGATGAATCAAAAGAAATGGTCAGAAGTGAAGCTATGAATTTGGAGGGAAGGTGGAAAGAATTGGAGACTCAGCTAGAGTCAGCCTCCTCGGAAAATGTAAAGCTCTATGCGAGGGTATCTTTGTTGGAAGAAAGTTTTGAGGCTGAGAGAGCATTGTCTGATGAACTTAACTCTACGATAAAGATTTCTGAGGATGCTAGACAGGCACTGGACTCTCAGCTCAAGTCAGCACATCTGGAAGCCAGAAGTCTAAATGAGAAAGTAGGACTATTAGAATGCCAGGTTAAGGAGGGAAGGGCATTGTCTTCAGAATTAGCAGCAAAAGAAGAGGCTTTTGAGGCAACAAGAAAGGCATTGGAATCTCAGCTCGAGCATGCAAATTCAGAAGTTCGGATGCTACAGGAAAAGGCTAGTTTCTGGGAACTAAAAGCTGAGGAGGAGATGATATTATCTGCTGAATTTGCAATTAAACTAGAAGCCACTGAGGCAACAAGAAAGAAATTGGAGCTTGATCTCAAGTCAGCACACGAATTTGCCACCGAAGTAGAGGCTGCGGAGACAGCAAAAAAGGCACTGGAAACTCAACTTGAATCCGCACATATAGAAGTTGTGAAGCTGAGTAAAAAGGTAGTCTTGTTAGAAAGGCAAATTGATGAGGAAAGAGCAATGTCTGCAGAATTTGCGTCCAAGTGTCATAAATTGGAGGATGATTTGTTGAGGATTAAAAGAGAAGCTGATCTTTGGAGCGTTACAAACTCCAACCGAGAACGGAAGATAAAACAGGTGAACCTTCTCATATATTTGGTTTTTCTTTACCTTGTACTCACAGTTAATCTGTCATTTCTGTCTCCTTTGTGCTCCATATCACTGTTTCGCTTATCCTTGTCCGTCACTTGTTATGCACAGGTCAAAGTTCTATGATTCTAATGTGTTGTCTGTGTTGCAGGAGAAAGAACTCGCTCTGGCTGCTGGTAAATTGGAAGAATGCCAGAAGACAATAGCCTCTCTGAATCAACAGTTAAAATCATTGACAACTTTGGATGACTTAATGTTCGAGGCTGTGCAGCCCGAACATAACATTGGCTTGGCAAATCTTAGTGGTACCGAAGCCGATGATCTCTATCACATCGATTCTTCAGAGGTAATTGACAGTTTTACTATTTCCAATGGCAGAGAAAGGAGCTCACCTCAATCTTCTCCGCGCTCTTTGCTTTCTCCTTCATC contains the following coding sequences:
- the LOC103989080 gene encoding filament-like plant protein 3 — encoded protein: MDPRSWLWKRKSPEKSPGETESSGSVSSHSERYSDDQEGLRASPNDTSIHADSPEISSNNCDGEVHESVKRLTEKLSAALLNISAKEDLVKQHAKVTEEAVSGWEQAEAEVAALKQQLETAVQKNSALEDNISQLDGALKECVRQLRQLREEQEEKVCDSITKKTHEWDSEKQEFEKQLVELKTQLEDAKTEAATLDHEFQARLEAVEKENMALKTELHSRSEDLQVLLLERELSNKAAETASKQHLESIKKVGKLEAECHQLRSINRRLSSVSNHKPIASSVCVKSLTDSQSDSSERLIGMDSEHGCSDLWASALIAELDQFKNEKGSSRNLTTSVEIELMDDFLEMERLVALPEIDHGSSGFGAEADSFQVVRRDSPPRVENEILHHRLIELEEKIERLEHEKADLEITLADSHNRLDMSCNLLTAAEDKIVELQREIDLADESKEMVRSEAMNLEGRWKELETQLESASSENVKLYARVSLLEESFEAERALSDELNSTIKISEDARQALDSQLKSAHLEARSLNEKVGLLECQVKEGRALSSELAAKEEAFEATRKALESQLEHANSEVRMLQEKASFWELKAEEEMILSAEFAIKLEATEATRKKLELDLKSAHEFATEVEAAETAKKALETQLESAHIEVVKLSKKVVLLERQIDEERAMSAEFASKCHKLEDDLLRIKREADLWSVTNSNRERKIKQEKELALAAGKLEECQKTIASLNQQLKSLTTLDDLMFEAVQPEHNIGLANLSGTEADDLYHIDSSEVIDSFTISNGRERSSPQSSPRSLLSPSSSNLSEFMRTLSCSRSTTL